Genomic segment of Streptomyces sp. NA02950:
CTCAGCCAGCGGTAACAGCGTCCGGATATGTGACCGGAGTGTCTGGTGCAGCTCCACCAGTTCGCTGTACGGAGGAAGCCCCGTCCGCATCACCAAGGCGCGGTCGATCGTTGACTTGACCCCTGCGACGTCCACAGCTGCTCCAAGAGTGTTGTCGGTGCCCATGGAACGCATCTTCTGATCGCTCGCCAGGACGTAGGAACCACCGCCAAACCCCACTTTGGGACGTCCCGCGTCATGTAAATCGTCCCTAGTGCCGTCCCCGGGAACAGGGAGAGACTCGGATGCCGGACGAGAGGCTACGTGCCGCCATGGCGGCCGGTTGCTGGACGTACGCCACCCTCGCGGAGAAGGTCGAGGTGGATCCCAAGTCCGTAGAGCGGTGGGTGAACCTAGGGCGTACGCCGCGCCGGACCACGGCCATGAGGGCGGCTGAAACCCTGGGAGAAGACGTGCACGCAATATGGCCATCGCTCCGGCAATCGCGACCCGCCCGTGCGGTCAGTCCTGAACTGGTCGCGTTGTACGACCAGCGGGCGGACGTCCCGGTGTCTGCGTTCGTGGACATACTGTCCGAGGCGCGCGAGCAGATCGACGTCCTTGTGTACGCCGCTGTCTTTCTGCACGAGGCATACCCCCGGCTCAACGACCTCTTGCAGGAGCGGGCCGCCGAAGGCTGCACGGTCCGCATCGCGATCGGGGACGCCGACAGCGAGAACGTCCGGTTGCGGGGTGAGGAAGAGAAGTTCGGCCACGGGATCGAATCCCGATGCCGACTCGCGCTCATGCACTACCGGCCCCTCGCAGGGACGCCGGGCATCGTGGTGCGGACGCATGCCACGACGCTCTACAACTCGATCTACCGCGCCGACGATCAGGTGTTGGTCAATGCCCATGTCTGGGGAGTTAACGCCTTTGCTGCCCCGGTGTGGCACCTGCGGCGGAGCGGGGTAGGCGGGATTTTCGACACCTACGCCGCCAGCTTCGACGCGGTGTGGGTGACGGCGACACCGGTAGGAGACAACTGACCATGGCACGGACCGAGTACTACGACGACCCGGACGCACCTGAGCCGAACAGCTTGGTAGTGGCCGCGTCCGCCGTCGTCACCGACGAGGAAGGCCGCATCCTCCTCCAGCGCCGCCGCGACAATGACCTCTGGGCACTACCAGGCGGTGGCATGGAGATGACCGACTCACTCCCGGGTACGGCGGTCCGCGAAGTCAAGGAAGAGACCGGGCTGGACGTCGAGGTCACGGGTCTCGTCGGCACGTACACAGACCCCAGGCACGTCATCGCGTACACGGACGGCGAGGTGCGCCGACAGTTCAACGTCTGCTTCACTGCCCGGGTGGTTGGTGGGGAACTCGTGATCTCGGACGAGTCCACGGAACTGCGATTTGTTCCACAGTGTGAGCTGGACAGCTTGCCCATGCACCACACACAACGTCTCCGACTCAGCCACTTTCTGGAGAACCGCGAGGGCCCGTACCTGGGTTGAGCAGTGACAAGGATCTCCGATCTCATTCGCGACGCGCCCCATTACGCATAGTCTGACCGACATGACAGGCACCATCGACGATGCGTTCGTCGACCTGGTCTCCTTGGTCGACGATGCCGACACGCTGACCATACGGCTGAAGCTCCGAATCGACGGGAGTTCGATTACTGGGCGGCTCATTAGTGAGCTGGAGTTTCACCAGGGTTTCACTGAGACTGTGGCTTCCGGTAGCGCCGTACTACGGCTGACATGTGGCGGGAGTCGAACGGTTGACCCTGGAGAAGCGCGAGGAAAATGCCAGGCGACGGGCAGGTCGGCCTGACACGCCCATCCCGGACAAGCCCGTAGCCTTGCATCTGGTGGTGGAGGACGAGACGACGGAGAATTCGCCTACCGCTTCCGCTTTGATGCCATCGACGGCTGGGCATTGGCAGAGTTCAACCTGAAGGACCCAGTCGATCTAGAGAGCCGGTCGTAGAGCGCCTCCAACCTGCGAGAGCACGCGCCAACTGGTAGCCACAGTTGACATCGATGCTGACATCAACGAGCACCACACGCAGGCGATCAGTGCCTCACCGGGACTCGTGTTGGGGCGTTGCTAGGCCCCCCGCCAGTGCTCTGCCCGAACCTACGGATCAAGAGATCAAGGTCTGTCCAATGGTCATCGCCGACGGCGGATAAGGCGCCACGACGCCGCTCACCGTCGCGTTCGGGCCCGCGCTGAGCACGTCCTGGCCCGCATGAAGAACTGGAAGGTCCTCCGTGACTGCAGGCTCAACGGCGAGGGCGTGTTCTGGGCCACCCACTGCGTCGCCCACATGCACAACCTTGTCCTCAGCAGCTGTTGAGCAGACCCATAGCATCGCCTGTCATGGCTACAGTGATCGTGACCGTCGGGCTGGCGTTCATCGGCTACCTGACGACCTACCTGAACGGGCTGCGTCTTGCCCAGAGACAAGCCCGGCTCACGCGCGTCAACCAGCAGCTGAGCGACTTCTACGGGCCACTGTTCGCCCTGATGGAAGCCAACAGCCGTACCTATGACACCTTCTCGGAGAAGTACGCCCGCCCCGATGGCCGCGACCCCTTCCGCCACGACACACCACCCACCGAGCATGAGCTCGCCGAGTGGCGCATCTGGGCCACCACCGTCTTCATCCCCAACATCCAAGCCATGCGCGACGTGGTGGTCACCAAGGCCGACCTCCTCATCGAGGAGGAGATGCCCCAGGCACTCCTCCAGCTTTGTGCCCACGTCTCGGGCTACGAGATCACGGCTGCGCGCTGGGCCCAAGGCAACTATGAGCAGCACGTGTCACTCATATCCTTCCCCGGCCGCGAGCTCAGGGAGTACATCCGTGACCGGTTCACCTGGCTCAAGAGCGAGCAGGCCCGGCTACTGGGGCACAACCGAGCGGCTCCCGGGAACCGGTAGGCGAGCCTCGTCGGGCGATAAGGGAAAGTCCGCCGCATTACGAGACAATATTGCGGGTGGATCGTGGTGTCCGATGAGCCGTTCGGATCGTGCTGTGGCCTCGTGGCGGACCACAAAGCGCTCAGCTGGCCGGACTGACGGCAGCTGCTGACGGCAACGGGGGCGCACATCGCCGTATCGCCAGACTCATCCGTGCAACGCGGGCGAGCGGCGAGGTGTCGGCGGAGGGATGGGCGCATCGGCGGGACTGCATCGAAATGCCGCTCGCCGCTCTCGGCGACCGCGAGGAGGTCCTGGATGCCTCCGTCACGGGGTCCAGCTCAAGATCGCCCATGACCAGGCCGTTGAACAGCGTGCGGCGGCAATGGTCACAATCAAGGCGATCCTTATCCACGCCTCGGAGGCCCTGCGCCGGGAGACTGCCGGCAAGACACAGATCAGACTGGCGCGGCAACTGGCAGCTCTGCGTCCTCGTCGTCTGAAGGACCTGAGGACGCGCTTCGGCACACCCTGCGGACGCCCGCCAAGCGGTGGCAGTACCTGGACGCCGAGGCCAAGGAACTGACGAAGATGATCGGCGACCTGGTCCAGCAGGTCGCCCCGCAACTGCTCGAGCCCTTCGGTATCGGCGTGGACACGGCCGCGGAGGTCCTCGTCGTGACCGGCGACAACCCCGAGCGGATCAAGTCTGAGGCCGCTCTCGCCAAGCTCGCGGGCATCGCTCCCGTGCCCACCGGCTCCGGCATGACCGGCGGCAGGCATCGCATCAACCACGGAGGCCACCGCCAGCTGAACGCTGCGATCTACAGAACCGTCATCGTCCGAATGCGGTTCCACCAGCCCACGATCGACTACGTCGCCCGCCGCACAGCAGAGGGCAAGACGAAACGCGAGATCATCAGATGCCTCAAGCGCTACGTCATCCGCGAGGTCTACCACCTGCTTCAGCCGACCCCGCGGACGGCCTCCGCGGCGAGTTGACAACTATAGGAGCGTCAACGCGATGGCCGAGGCCCTGAACGGCACCTTCAAGGCCGAGCTGATCGAGTTGCAAGGCCCTTGGAGGGGTGTCGACCAGGTCGAGTGGGCGATCTTCCAGTGGGTCGCCTGGTACAACGAGGAACGGCTCCACTCCGCCCTCGACTACGTACCGCCCGCCGAGTACGAACGCGACTGGTGGCGACAACAGGAAGCCACCCCGCAGTCCGCCTGAAACAAGATCGCCGGACTCTACGGAATTCGGGGCATCTCATGTCGTGTCGCAGGACGAATAACTCGGTTGCCTGCATCCGGATGTACTCGCGAAACGCCCGCCGCTCCGCGGTCAGCCCACCCCCTTGCGGACCTCATACGACTGGCCTACTGCGACAACCACAGCTCGTCGACCCCCACGACACCACGCCGGCAAGGTTTAGTAACCCGACCGACCCGAGGGCGGGGAATTATCTGGCCGTGTCACCGAGGACGTCTTCGTGGCCGTCGGCGGGGCGAACTCCTGGCCGCCTACGGGGAGAACACAACGGCCGTTGACACCCGCACGCCTTGAGTTCTCTCCGAGCTTGCTCTGAGCGCGCTCACCGCATGATCGGTACATCGGTTGCAGCTTCTGTCTTCACTGTGGCCGAGACAGTCCCACTATGACAGTGCGAGGAGAATCATGTCTCTCACGAGCGGACGGACTGTGGACTTCGAGAGGGCCGAGGCCCGGGCAGGCGACACTCGGGAAGTGTCGTTGTTCTGGGACCGGCATCTGCCGGACGAGGTGGTCTTCCGACCCGAGGAAGGAACGGTTCGTGTCTCCTCCCCGGACGCTTGGCTGACCGTTCCCCTCCCCGCCCAGTGCGCCTCGGAGCGAGCGGACACCGCCTCTGCGGGCATGCCGGTCCTGACGCTGTGGGTTTCCGAGGTATGGGAGGTGTACGGTGAGGCGGCGGCTGCCGGTGTTCGTCTTCTGCCCCTCCCTCTGATCGCCTCCGGGAGGTTCCGCGCAGTCGGACCGTACGGAACGACTGTGGAGTTCGCCGAAATGAGGCCCGAGACCTTGGTCTCGCGTCTTCTCGCCAAGACCGACACGGTCACTCCCTGGGCGATCCGGGCCGCGGTGACGCTGCGACTGCCGGACCTGCTGGCGGACCGGTCGCTGTCCGCGGCGGAGGCGGCGGACCGTACGGGGACCGAACCGGATGCGCTTCACCGTCTGCTGCGGTTGTTGGCCAGGCACGGGATCCTCGCCGAAGCGGCCGACGGCGGGTTCCGCGGCACCGTACTCTCCGGTGCACTGAGGGAAGACCATGCATCGGGTCTGGTCTCTTCCCTGGACCTCGGCAGCGCTCAGGCGCGTATCGACGAGGTCTCGCGGGGCGTCATCCACTCGATACGCACTGGGAAGCCTGTCTACGAGCACCTTTTCGGGCTCCCGTTGTGGGAGGACTTTGCCACGGAACCCGGGCTGTCGGAGTCTTTCCAGGAGTGGATGAGCCGCAAGACGACGCTGCTGGCCTCCTCCTTCATCGAAGGCTACGACTGGAGCGGGGTGCGGCATGTGATGGACGTGGGCGGCGGACGTGGCACCCTGTTGGCCGCACTTCTGGACAGCGCTCCTTCGCTGCGTGGCATTTTGCTGGAGCTGCCCGAGACGGCGGCCGATGCGGTCGGTGAACTGTCGGCCAGCAGCGCGGCGAACCGGATCTCGGTGGTCGGCGGCAGTTTCTTCGATCCTCTTCCGGCGGGCGCCGACACCGTCCTGCTGCACAACGTCCTGGTCAACTGGGACGACGAAGCGTCGATCCACATTCTGCGCCGGTGCGCCGAGGCGGTCGGGCCAGACGGGCGGGTGCTCATCCTGGAAGGGTTGCCCGAGGCCAACGCTGACGGAGACAGCGAGCGAGAGGGCGGCATCCTCGACGACCAGCGGCTGCTGGCTCAGATCAACCTGCTCATGCTCATGCTCTTCGGCGGCAAGGAACGTTGTCTGACGGAGTACGACCAATTGGCCGCAGCAGCCGGACTGGCCATCACCTCCGTCTCACCTACGTCGTCCGGTGTCTTCATCATGGAGTGTCGAGAGGTGGCAGGGAACCGCCCCACCGGATGATCTGACGCTCGCGGTCGCCGGACATCGCTCAGGGTATGGACACAGCGTACGAGCCCCGGGGTGAGGGCGACGCCGGAGTGGCTCGGCCTCACCTCAGCCGACCGGCCGGCGAGACGCTGCGAGCAGCCCTGGAGGAGTTGGCCGAAGCCACCCCCGCTTGGCTGGCGCCGCTGATCGTGCCGGAGTGGGCCAAGCGGTACGGACGTCGAGTGGAGATGAGCAAGCTGCCGGGCGGGAAGGCGGCCGTGACCGCCCGGGCCGCCGAGGAGTCGGCCGGGACGGGCAGAAGATCCTCACCGCCCCCTGGGCCGTCAGCGCCCCACCCTCGGATGCCGGACGCATTCACGGAAACCTGCGACGAAGAAGGCCTCGAGCTGGTGGTCCATGTCGCCACCACCATCTCCACCGTCCAGGACATCGAGCTGACCGACACCATCCACGAGGAACTCGCCGAGCAGCACATGCTGCCCCCCGAGCATGTAGTTGATTCCGCTACATCTCCCGGCACGCATCGAGCGAGTCCAGCGCGTGCACGGCATCACGCTGCTCGGCTCGGCCGTCGCCGACAACAGCAGTCAGGCCAAGGACGGTTCGGGCACCGACAGGGCGGCCTTCACCATCGACTGTGACAACGAGCAGGTGATCTGCCCACGCGGGGCCAGGAGTCTGTCCTGGACCGAACTGAGGATGAAGGGGAACACCTATCTGCAGACCCGATTCGCCGAGATGGACTGCCGATCCTGCCCGGACCGCACACAGTGCACGTCCCCCGCGACCCGGCCGCGCTCAGTAGCAGTGCTGCCCCGGCCGCTGCATGAGATCCAGACGCGCAACCGGCTCGACCAGCAGACCGAGCAATGGCAGCGCCGTTACACGATCCGCGCCGACATCGAGGCCGCCCCCTCGCAGCATGTCCGGGCCCACGGGTTGCGACGTTCCCGCTACCGCGGCCTGGCCCGCACCCATGTCCAGCACGTCCTCACCGCGAAATGGCCTGCAACGTCGCCCGCGTCGCCGACTGGATGTTCAGCACCCCCAGAACCCGCCGCCGCACCACACGCTTCACGCGCTGTGGGCAGCCACCACATGACTTCGCCAACATCATCAGCCGAGTCACGGTATTGAGGCCAAGTATCCTGCATCCCACGCCACCGGTTCGTGTACTAAACGAACAGCAAGTGGGGCGGTGCCGTCGACAACCACCGCCTCCAGGTGGTCACCGAGCTGAACCGCGGCCCCGTCGCGTGGGCCCCATGTGAAGCCTGGGAAGTGAGAGGCGTTCAGCGGGCCTGACGGCGGCCGAGCCGAACGGCTCGTCGGTAGCGTTCCGGGTGACCGCAGGGCGGCTGGTCGACTACTCTCGACCGGACTCGCGGTGCCGAGGCGCTGCTGCGACCGTCTCACGGCGGACGAAGACGGGCGAGCCGACCGTTGGGCATCATCTTCGCGTACTGGAAGGTGTACCCATGGCCGGTTGTTGTCCGGTGACGGCCGTCCCCGTTGCTTCACCTCACCACCACAGGCCCCCGCTCACCTCCAGCACATGTCCGTTGACATACCGGCTGTCCGCGCTGGCCAGGAACACCGCCGCGTCCGCCACCTCCTCCGGCCTCCCCATACGCCCCATGGCGAGCTTGGCCTCGTAGTGGGGCCACATCTTCTCGTTGCGGGGCAGGAGGCTGCCCATGCCGGCGTCGATGAGACCTGGGGAGAGACAGTTGACGGTGATGTTGCGGGGGGCGAGTTCGGCGGCACAGACGCGGGTGAAGGCCTCGACTGCGGCCTTGGAGGAGCTGTACGCCGAGGCCCCGGGCGTCACCTGCCCGGCCAGGACGGAGGACATGGTGATGAGCCGGGCGTGTTCGCTGCGCTCCAGGTAGGGCACGGCGGCCTGGACGCAACGGAAGACGCCGGTGAGGTTGGTGTCGATCACCTCGTCCCACGCCTCCTCCGGCAGAGTGTCAGCGGAGCCCGGGCGGCTCACCCCGGCGTTGGCCACGACGATGTCGAGGCCGCCCAGGTGAAGGTCGGCGTACTCCATGAGCGTGGCGACGGAGGCACGGTTCTGGACGTTGACCGGGTGGAAGAGGTACTTGCCCGGACCGAAGGACATCTCCCGCTGTAAGTGATCGGCGTTCCGGGCTGCCGCGACCACGTCGCAGCCCTCCCGTATGAACGCCTGGGTGATGGCCCGGCCGAGCCCCTTCGTCCCGCCGGTCACCACGGCCTTCCGGCCGGCCAGCCTCGTCATGGGCACGCCGCTCCCCTCTTCGTCGTATCCGTTTCCGTATACCGGTGCGGGGCTACCAGGCTTCGTTCTGCTCGATCCAGCGCGATCCGACCTCGCGGGCCTACTGCGACCGAAAACGGGCCGAGGGCAAACGGCACCACCAGGCCCTGATCGCCCTGGCCCGCCGCAAGATCAACGTGCTCTACGCCCTGCTCCGCGATCGCCGGCCCTTCCAGTCCCGGCCACCCCTGCGTCTTGCTGCTTGACAGAAGCATGAGGCAGCCTCCTGGTGAGAACTCATGAGAAATTGGTGTTCATACGAAACGGGGCAGTACGTGTTCCGCGAAGAGTTCGAGGGTGCGGACGGACTCCTCGAATGGCATGTTCCCGGAGACGATCTGGAGACTGATGGTGGTCTCTCCGTACAGGCCGCGGATGAGGTCCACGCGGTCCGCGACCTCCTGCGGGTCGCCAACGAGCGCCTTGTTGTCCCGGAGTTGCTTGCCGAAGTCACTACTGTTGACCCGGGCCAGAATCCGCTCATAGCCCGCGTAGTCGCTGCTGCGGTTGTGCTGCCAGGAGGATACTGCGGCGGCGAGCAGCCGGTTGGTGCGCTCCGAGTAGATCTGGCCGAAGCGATGCGCCTTGTCACGGTCCTCGGCGAGGTAGCAGGTGTAGCTGAAGTGGATGTCCTCGTCGGTCGTCGCGAGGCCGGCCGCCGTCCGGGTGTCCCGGTAGCGGGCGAGCATCTCCTGAAGCTTCTCCTGCTTGTTGATCGACGGGACCATCATCACGCCGTACCCGGCCCTGCCCGCCGCCTCGCCGGATTCGGGGGTGATCGCCGTCGCCACCAGGACCCGGGGGTGCGGGGACTGGAACGGGCGGGGCAACAGAGTCACCGGGCCGAAGGCGTGGAAGCGCCCCTCATGGGTCGTCGCCTCCTCGGTCCACAGCCGCAGGCAGGCCGCCACGCCCTCGTTGAAGCGCGCCCGGCTCTCGTCCATCGGGATCTGATACGCCCAGAACTCCTCCGGCAGGAAGCCCCGGCCGAAGCCGACATCGAGGCGGCCGTGCGAGAGGTGGTCCAGCATGGCGAGCTTGCCGGCCAGTTTGACCGGGTGGCTGAACGCGGGCAGCACCGCGCCGGTGATCAGCCGCACCCGGCTGGTGCGGGCGGCGGCCGCCGCGAGGAAGGTGACCGGGTCGGGGCTGTAACCGCCGTAGGCCGAGAAGTAGTGCTCGACAGTCTTCACATGGTGGTAGCCGAGTTGTTCGGCGCGCTCCGCGAGGGCCAGGCTCTCCTCGAAGAACCGGACCCCGCTTTTGTCCTCGGGGCCCACGGTGGGGAAGAGATTGATGCCGAATTTCACAACGCGTTCCTCTCGGGAAGGAGCTTCAGGTACGAACGGCGGTGGTAGAGCAGGGCGCCCCTGTCGTGGACCTCGCCGCCGAGGACGCGGCCGAGCAGGATCCAGTGGTCCCCCGCCTCAATGCGGGACGCGGCGGCGCACTCCAGGTAGGCGACAGAGTCGGCGAACAGGATCGGCGAGCCCGCCGCCCGCGACGACGTACGATGCTGGACTCCCGCGAACTTGTCCCCGCGCTTCGTCGCGAACTGCCGGGAGACGTGCTCGGCACTCTCAGAGAGAAAGTTGACGACAAATCCGTTCGCTTGCTGGAGCGCCGGCAGGGTGCGGGAGGACTTGTCGACGCAGATCAGCAACAGCGGCGGGTCCATCGAAACGGCGCATACGGCGTTGCTGGTCAGCCCCTTGGGGGTGCCTTGGGAGTCGGTGGTGGTGATGACGGCGACGGAGGTGGGAAGGGAGGCGAAAGCGTCGCGGAAGACAGAGGTGTCGATGGTGGTGTCGGTCATGTCCGTGGTGTCGGCGGGCATGGCGCCATCCTTCGTCCTGGTTCGGGGTCAACGGGCCGACGCGGTGGACGGAGCCTGGGTCCGTTCGTCCAGCACTTTTTCCAGCAGCCGGGTCGCATTGCGGTGCAGCGGGACGTCCGTGCCGGGCGGGAGAGAGCCGTGGGTACCGAGCAGCGCGGTCACCCGGGCGGTGATCAGGCAGAAGCGGAACGCCGCGAACACCTCGTAGTAGTCCAGATGCCGCAGCCGGGTGCCGGTGCGCCCCTCGTAGTGGCGGATTGTCTCCGCGCGGCCGGGCAGCCCTGCGAGCCGGGGGACGCCGATGCCCTCGCTGAGGTGCCGGTCGAGGTGGAGGAACCAGGCGACGTCGCTCTCGGGCGGGCCAGTTTCGGCCATGTCCCAGTCCAGCACCGCGGCCGGGGACAGGCCCCGGAAGATGAGATTGCCCAGCCGGGCGTCGCCCCACAGCAGCCGCGCCGGCCCGGACTCCGGCGGCTGGTGGGCGTGCAGCCAGGCCAGGGCGTGGCGGGCGGCGGGCGGTTCGTGGGGAGCGTAGAAGGTGAAGTGGCTCTCGTAGTGGTTGAGTTGTCTGAGCAGGTACGACCGAGAGCCGCCTGCGGGCAGAAAGTCCAGGCCGAGGACAGCGGCGTCCAGGGCGTGCAGCCGGGCCAGGATGTCGGTTCCGGCGAGCCAGAGGGCACGGCGCTTCGACGGGGCGAGTCCCGCGACCCAGCCCGACCGGTGGTAGGAAGGCACGTCGGCGGGGATCCGCCCGTCCACCCTCTCCATGATCATGAACGGCGCGCCGAGAACCGAGGGGTCCTCCTCGTGCCAGAGGACGGGCGGCACGGGGAGGTCCGTGTCGGCGGCCAGGATTCGCTGGAGGCGTACCTGTGCGGCGAAGCGGCTGTCGGGGTGTACCTGGTAGCGGGTGGGCGCCATGCGCAGGATCAGCGCGTGGGTGCGCGCGGCCCCCTGGGCGTCCCACCAGGTCAGCCGGATCATCAGGGTCTCGTTGGTGAAACCGGCACCGGTCGGCACGTCCAGACCGGACACGACGACGTCGGTTGCGTCGGCGAGGCGTGCGCCGAACCAGACCGCGAGGCGTTCCGCGGTAGCCCGCGCGTCGCGGTGAAGGGGGACAGGCAAGTGGACTCCCTCGGAGAATAGGTGGGGGGAACGACCAGGTGGTACAGGGACGCCACGTATGCGCGTACGACACCGTCGGCGCGAGTGCCGCTGTGACTCGGGCACGCAGGTCTCACGGGTCTTGCCGGTCCCGA
This window contains:
- a CDS encoding LLM class flavin-dependent oxidoreductase, yielding MKFGINLFPTVGPEDKSGVRFFEESLALAERAEQLGYHHVKTVEHYFSAYGGYSPDPVTFLAAAAARTSRVRLITGAVLPAFSHPVKLAGKLAMLDHLSHGRLDVGFGRGFLPEEFWAYQIPMDESRARFNEGVAACLRLWTEEATTHEGRFHAFGPVTLLPRPFQSPHPRVLVATAITPESGEAAGRAGYGVMMVPSINKQEKLQEMLARYRDTRTAAGLATTDEDIHFSYTCYLAEDRDKAHRFGQIYSERTNRLLAAAVSSWQHNRSSDYAGYERILARVNSSDFGKQLRDNKALVGDPQEVADRVDLIRGLYGETTISLQIVSGNMPFEESVRTLELFAEHVLPRFV
- a CDS encoding transposase; this translates as MHGITLLGSAVADNSSQAKDGSGTDRAAFTIDCDNEQVICPRGARSLSWTELRMKGNTYLQTRFAEMDCRSCPDRTQCTSPATRPRSVAVLPRPLHEIQTRNRLDQQTEQWQRRYTIRADIEAAPSQHVRAHGLRRSRYRGLARTHVQHVLTAKWPATSPASPTGCSAPPEPAAAPHASRAVGSHHMTSPTSSAESRY
- a CDS encoding transposase is translated as MIGDLVQQVAPQLLEPFGIGVDTAAEVLVVTGDNPERIKSEAALAKLAGIAPVPTGSGMTGGRHRINHGGHRQLNAAIYRTVIVRMRFHQPTIDYVARRTAEGKTKREIIRCLKRYVIREVYHLLQPTPRTASAAS
- a CDS encoding helix-turn-helix transcriptional regulator; translation: MPDERLRAAMAAGCWTYATLAEKVEVDPKSVERWVNLGRTPRRTTAMRAAETLGEDVHAIWPSLRQSRPARAVSPELVALYDQRADVPVSAFVDILSEAREQIDVLVYAAVFLHEAYPRLNDLLQERAAEGCTVRIAIGDADSENVRLRGEEEKFGHGIESRCRLALMHYRPLAGTPGIVVRTHATTLYNSIYRADDQVLVNAHVWGVNAFAAPVWHLRRSGVGGIFDTYAASFDAVWVTATPVGDN
- a CDS encoding methyltransferase is translated as MPVLTLWVSEVWEVYGEAAAAGVRLLPLPLIASGRFRAVGPYGTTVEFAEMRPETLVSRLLAKTDTVTPWAIRAAVTLRLPDLLADRSLSAAEAADRTGTEPDALHRLLRLLARHGILAEAADGGFRGTVLSGALREDHASGLVSSLDLGSAQARIDEVSRGVIHSIRTGKPVYEHLFGLPLWEDFATEPGLSESFQEWMSRKTTLLASSFIEGYDWSGVRHVMDVGGGRGTLLAALLDSAPSLRGILLELPETAADAVGELSASSAANRISVVGGSFFDPLPAGADTVLLHNVLVNWDDEASIHILRRCAEAVGPDGRVLILEGLPEANADGDSEREGGILDDQRLLAQINLLMLMLFGGKERCLTEYDQLAAAAGLAITSVSPTSSGVFIMECREVAGNRPTG
- a CDS encoding SDR family NAD(P)-dependent oxidoreductase; translation: MTRLAGRKAVVTGGTKGLGRAITQAFIREGCDVVAAARNADHLQREMSFGPGKYLFHPVNVQNRASVATLMEYADLHLGGLDIVVANAGVSRPGSADTLPEEAWDEVIDTNLTGVFRCVQAAVPYLERSEHARLITMSSVLAGQVTPGASAYSSSKAAVEAFTRVCAAELAPRNITVNCLSPGLIDAGMGSLLPRNEKMWPHYEAKLAMGRMGRPEEVADAAVFLASADSRYVNGHVLEVSGGLWW
- a CDS encoding flavin reductase family protein, with translation MPADTTDMTDTTIDTSVFRDAFASLPTSVAVITTTDSQGTPKGLTSNAVCAVSMDPPLLLICVDKSSRTLPALQQANGFVVNFLSESAEHVSRQFATKRGDKFAGVQHRTSSRAAGSPILFADSVAYLECAAASRIEAGDHWILLGRVLGGEVHDRGALLYHRRSYLKLLPERNAL
- a CDS encoding NUDIX domain-containing protein: MARTEYYDDPDAPEPNSLVVAASAVVTDEEGRILLQRRRDNDLWALPGGGMEMTDSLPGTAVREVKEETGLDVEVTGLVGTYTDPRHVIAYTDGEVRRQFNVCFTARVVGGELVISDESTELRFVPQCELDSLPMHHTQRLRLSHFLENREGPYLG
- a CDS encoding phosphotransferase family protein; its protein translation is MPVPLHRDARATAERLAVWFGARLADATDVVVSGLDVPTGAGFTNETLMIRLTWWDAQGAARTHALILRMAPTRYQVHPDSRFAAQVRLQRILAADTDLPVPPVLWHEEDPSVLGAPFMIMERVDGRIPADVPSYHRSGWVAGLAPSKRRALWLAGTDILARLHALDAAVLGLDFLPAGGSRSYLLRQLNHYESHFTFYAPHEPPAARHALAWLHAHQPPESGPARLLWGDARLGNLIFRGLSPAAVLDWDMAETGPPESDVAWFLHLDRHLSEGIGVPRLAGLPGRAETIRHYEGRTGTRLRHLDYYEVFAAFRFCLITARVTALLGTHGSLPPGTDVPLHRNATRLLEKVLDERTQAPSTASAR
- a CDS encoding DUF6415 family natural product biosynthesis protein, which translates into the protein MGTDNTLGAAVDVAGVKSTIDRALVMRTGLPPYSELVELHQTLRSHIRTLLPLAEARIERMDRGTVDWYDRRCRLNTIPHKVGRGLGSGLQC